The proteins below come from a single Oryzomicrobium terrae genomic window:
- a CDS encoding polyhydroxyalkanoate depolymerase — MLYDLHEFQHSLATPFRLWAETTQHLFGNPFSAFSYLPAAPKVAAGSELFARLVRRYEKPGFGLHDTVVDGQAVAVREAYVADKPFCRLLHFARDLPASRAADPKVLVFAPLSGHYASLLRDTVRALLPRHEVYITDWVDARLVPHSQGGFGFDDYVAYARDFIAQLGPDVHVISVCQPTVPVLAAISLMAADDDPAQPRSMVLMGGPIDTRINPTAVNDYAQAHSLAWFETRVITRVPVKYPGALRRVYPGFMQHAGFVAMNPDRHIDAHLEFYHHLVEGDGESAEAHRRFYDEYNAVMDLPAEFYLDTIERVFLDYHLPQGKLMVSGRRVDPAAIRKTALMTVEGELDDISAPGQTEAAHGLCASLDADQRRHFLCPKVGHYGIFSGRRWREVICPEVAGFIRRFERPATAQA; from the coding sequence ATGCTTTACGACTTGCACGAGTTCCAGCACAGCCTGGCCACGCCTTTCCGCCTGTGGGCCGAAACCACCCAACACTTGTTCGGCAATCCCTTCTCCGCCTTTTCCTACCTGCCCGCCGCCCCCAAGGTGGCGGCCGGTTCCGAACTGTTCGCCCGCCTGGTGCGGCGCTACGAAAAACCCGGCTTCGGCCTGCACGACACCGTGGTGGACGGCCAGGCCGTGGCGGTGCGTGAAGCATACGTGGCCGACAAGCCCTTCTGCCGCCTGTTGCACTTTGCCCGCGACCTGCCCGCCAGCCGCGCCGCCGACCCCAAGGTGCTGGTCTTCGCCCCCCTCTCGGGCCACTACGCCAGCCTGTTGCGCGACACGGTGCGCGCCCTGCTGCCGCGCCACGAGGTCTACATCACCGATTGGGTCGATGCCCGACTGGTGCCCCACTCCCAGGGGGGTTTCGGCTTTGACGACTACGTGGCCTACGCCCGGGACTTCATCGCCCAGCTCGGTCCGGATGTGCACGTGATCTCGGTGTGCCAGCCCACTGTACCGGTGCTAGCTGCCATTTCCCTGATGGCCGCCGACGACGACCCGGCCCAGCCCCGTTCGATGGTGCTGATGGGCGGCCCGATCGACACCCGCATCAACCCCACGGCGGTCAACGACTACGCCCAGGCCCATTCCCTGGCCTGGTTCGAAACCCGGGTGATCACCCGGGTGCCGGTGAAATATCCGGGCGCCCTGCGCCGGGTGTACCCGGGCTTCATGCAGCACGCCGGCTTCGTCGCCATGAACCCGGACCGGCACATCGACGCCCACCTGGAGTTCTACCACCACCTGGTGGAGGGCGACGGCGAATCGGCCGAGGCCCACCGCCGCTTCTACGACGAATACAACGCGGTGATGGACCTGCCCGCCGAGTTCTACCTGGACACCATCGAACGGGTCTTCCTCGACTACCACCTGCCCCAGGGCAAGCTGATGGTGAGTGGCCGCCGAGTCGATCCCGCCGCCATCCGCAAGACCGCCCTGATGACTGTGGAAGGCGAACTGGACGACATCTCCGCCCCGGGCCAGACCGAGGCCGCCCACGGCCTGTGCGCCAGCCTGGACGCCGACCAGCGTCGCCACTTCCTCTGCCCCAAGGTCGGCCATTACGGCATCTTCAGCGGCCGGCGCTGGCGTGAGGTGATCTGCCCCGAGGTGGCCGGCTTCATCCGCCGCTTCGAGCGGCCCGCCACCGCCCAAGCGTGA
- a CDS encoding DUF3293 domain-containing protein, producing MPGDSVALALRSPRPVFGALLRPQCLDIHPGHANPALAQLLRCTGARRYAVITACNPGSRQLAAADNAARQAWLAERLTCLKLRFFPACNGPDASDWPAEPSFLVLDAPLALLRRLGRACGQNALVAGRRDGRPRLVWLHA from the coding sequence GTGCCGGGCGATTCCGTTGCGCTGGCCTTGCGGTCGCCGCGTCCTGTATTCGGCGCCCTGCTGCGGCCGCAATGTCTGGATATCCACCCCGGCCACGCCAACCCGGCCCTGGCCCAGCTGCTGCGCTGCACCGGAGCGCGCCGTTACGCCGTGATCACCGCCTGCAACCCGGGCTCGCGGCAGCTCGCTGCCGCGGACAACGCCGCGCGCCAGGCCTGGCTGGCGGAGCGTCTGACTTGCCTCAAGCTGCGTTTCTTCCCCGCCTGTAACGGTCCCGACGCCAGCGACTGGCCGGCGGAACCGTCCTTTCTCGTTCTCGATGCCCCCTTGGCCCTGCTGCGCCGCTTGGGCCGGGCCTGCGGCCAGAACGCCCTGGTAGCCGGGCGGCGGGACGGTCGGCCCCGGTTGGTGTGGTTGCACGCCTGA
- a CDS encoding serine/threonine protein kinase, protein MTTSQIGRFQIKKELGRGAQSVVYLAWDPHLERDIAIKTLHFSTPDPEQNRRLLEEARAVGRLRHPNLVPVFEAGEEGGDIFLVFEYVPGSTLTRLIAEKGAMSAPKAAALIRAVLDAVAHAHEAGVIHRDLKPSNILVDDKGTPRVMDFGIAMRADAARDGSLSGTPAYMAPEYITERNVSPRVDVFAAGLILFELLTGFRAFQGVDLNRVMERICHDDLRLPDSVTVDERLADILYRATARNPGDRYESAAAFRQALDAYLSPESEAAAAADAKQSTLDFLLRRMRHKSDFPALSESVSAINKIADSEKESVAKLSSTILKDFSLTNKILRLVNSAAYRTAGGGNISTVSRAVIVLGFDAVRNIAVTVLLFEHLQNKANAQQLKEEFLRANLAAIIARDIAHHRPEVAGHKEVEQAFICAMFHNLGRLLTQYYFPEESDEIKKSMQQQGISEEAASIKVLGLSYEELGIGVARNWGFPNLIVGSMRSLPPGSVRRPSAAEDRLRVLSAYSNEICNVIAATPPEKRQSELRKVAARFAAGIDLDDKAVKETLERSFIQVAEFASIIRLNLQQTMFGRQIRAWSGGTVGNGETVTELGTLPGAVLADNAVLPDGDGGDGQAYNAANAQAILTAGIQDISNTLVEDFKLNDVLRIILETMYRAMGFKRVILSIKDARTGMMQGRYGFGPDATEVAKAFRFQVGKHPDIFQAALSNGVDILITDTEDPKIAPRIPEWFHKAISARTFVIFPLNIRHNPVAMIYADKDQAGDIVIPEKELSLLRTLRNQAVLAIKQSVG, encoded by the coding sequence ATGACAACATCACAAATCGGCCGATTTCAGATCAAAAAGGAACTGGGGCGGGGAGCGCAAAGCGTCGTTTACCTGGCCTGGGACCCGCATCTGGAGCGGGATATCGCCATCAAGACCCTGCACTTCTCCACGCCGGATCCGGAGCAGAATCGGCGCTTGCTGGAAGAGGCCAGGGCCGTGGGGCGGTTGCGCCATCCCAACCTGGTACCGGTATTCGAGGCGGGGGAAGAGGGCGGCGATATCTTCCTGGTGTTTGAATATGTGCCCGGTTCGACCCTGACCCGGCTGATAGCGGAAAAAGGCGCCATGTCGGCGCCCAAGGCGGCGGCCCTGATCCGCGCCGTGCTCGACGCCGTGGCCCATGCCCACGAGGCCGGGGTGATCCACCGGGATCTGAAACCGTCGAATATCCTGGTGGACGACAAGGGTACGCCCCGGGTCATGGACTTCGGCATCGCCATGCGCGCCGACGCCGCCCGCGACGGCAGCCTGAGTGGTACGCCGGCCTACATGGCGCCGGAATACATCACCGAGCGCAACGTGTCTCCAAGAGTGGACGTGTTTGCCGCCGGCCTGATTCTTTTCGAGCTGCTCACCGGCTTTCGCGCCTTCCAGGGCGTCGATCTGAACCGGGTGATGGAGCGCATCTGCCACGACGACCTGCGCCTGCCCGATAGCGTGACGGTGGATGAGCGCCTGGCCGACATCCTTTATCGGGCCACGGCGCGCAACCCGGGCGACCGCTACGAATCGGCCGCCGCCTTCCGTCAGGCCCTGGATGCCTACCTGTCGCCGGAATCGGAAGCTGCCGCCGCGGCGGATGCCAAGCAAAGCACCCTGGATTTCCTGCTGCGCCGGATGCGCCACAAGAGCGACTTTCCGGCCCTGTCCGAATCGGTGTCGGCGATCAACAAGATCGCCGATTCGGAAAAGGAAAGCGTGGCAAAGCTGTCCTCCACCATCCTCAAGGACTTCTCCCTCACCAACAAGATCCTGCGTCTGGTGAATTCGGCGGCCTACCGTACCGCCGGCGGCGGCAACATCAGCACCGTGTCGCGGGCGGTGATCGTGCTGGGCTTCGACGCGGTGCGCAACATCGCCGTCACCGTGTTGCTCTTCGAGCACCTGCAAAACAAGGCCAACGCCCAGCAGCTCAAGGAAGAATTCCTGCGCGCCAACCTGGCCGCCATCATCGCCCGGGACATCGCCCACCACCGGCCCGAAGTGGCCGGCCACAAGGAAGTGGAGCAGGCTTTCATCTGCGCCATGTTCCATAACCTGGGGCGCTTGCTCACCCAGTACTACTTCCCCGAGGAAAGCGACGAGATCAAGAAGTCCATGCAGCAGCAGGGCATTTCCGAGGAGGCGGCGTCGATCAAGGTGCTGGGCCTGTCCTACGAGGAGCTGGGCATCGGCGTGGCCCGCAACTGGGGCTTTCCCAACCTCATCGTCGGCAGCATGCGCTCCCTGCCGCCGGGCAGCGTGCGCCGGCCGAGCGCGGCGGAAGACCGGCTGCGGGTGCTCTCGGCCTATTCCAACGAAATCTGCAACGTCATTGCCGCCACGCCGCCGGAAAAGCGCCAGAGCGAGTTGCGCAAGGTGGCGGCCCGCTTCGCCGCCGGCATCGATCTGGACGACAAGGCGGTCAAGGAAACCCTGGAGCGTTCCTTCATCCAGGTGGCCGAATTCGCCTCGATCATCCGCCTCAACCTGCAGCAGACCATGTTCGGTCGCCAGATCCGCGCCTGGAGCGGCGGTACCGTCGGCAACGGCGAAACGGTCACCGAGCTGGGCACCCTGCCCGGGGCGGTGCTGGCCGACAACGCGGTGCTGCCCGACGGGGACGGGGGCGACGGCCAGGCCTACAACGCGGCCAATGCCCAGGCCATCCTCACCGCCGGCATCCAGGACATCTCCAACACCCTGGTGGAGGATTTCAAGCTCAACGACGTGCTGCGCATCATCCTGGAAACCATGTACCGGGCCATGGGCTTCAAGCGCGTCATCCTGTCGATCAAGGACGCCCGCACCGGCATGATGCAGGGCCGTTACGGTTTCGGCCCCGACGCCACCGAAGTGGCCAAGGCTTTCCGCTTCCAGGTGGGCAAGCATCCGGACATCTTCCAGGCGGCCCTGAGCAACGGCGTGGATATCCTCATCACCGATACCGAGGACCCGAAGATCGCCCCGCGCATTCCAGAATGGTTCCACAAGGCCATCTCGGCTCGCACCTTCGTCATCTTTCCCCTCAACATCCGCCACAATCCGGTGGCGATGATCTATGCCGACAAGGACCAGGCCGGCGATATCGTCATTCCGGAAAAGGAACTGTCCCTGCTGCGCACCCTGCGCAACCAGGCGGTGCTGGCGATCAAGCAGTCGGTGGGTTAA
- a CDS encoding cupin domain-containing protein, with translation MSAPRPGNPQPPQVTRRDEVPAYVTKDGSEIRELMHPAVHAGARAQSLAEATVFPGQRTLLHRHGVTEELYHITAGSGRMTLGNEQFGVAPGDTVLIPPGTAHCIENRGDVPLRLLCCCAPAYAHDDTEVLEDRPQG, from the coding sequence ATGAGCGCGCCCCGGCCGGGCAATCCCCAGCCCCCCCAGGTCACGAGGCGGGACGAAGTGCCCGCCTACGTGACCAAGGACGGCTCGGAGATCCGGGAGCTGATGCACCCGGCAGTGCACGCCGGAGCCCGCGCCCAGAGCCTGGCCGAGGCTACCGTCTTCCCCGGCCAGCGCACCTTGCTGCACCGCCACGGCGTTACCGAGGAGCTGTACCACATCACCGCCGGCAGCGGCCGCATGACCTTAGGCAACGAACAGTTCGGCGTGGCCCCGGGCGACACGGTGCTGATCCCGCCGGGCACCGCCCACTGCATCGAAAACCGCGGCGACGTGCCGCTGCGCCTGCTGTGCTGCTGCGCCCCGGCCTATGCCCATGACGATACCGAGGTGCTCGAAGACCGCCCCCAGGGCTGA